The following coding sequences lie in one Betaproteobacteria bacterium genomic window:
- a CDS encoding YeaH/YhbH family protein, translating into MNRLVDRRLNGRNRSAVNRERFLRRYKDHIRRSVKGMIAERSIGDMAKGGEVKVPVKDLSEPGFGYGQGGDWEHVHPGNREFTAGDRIKRPDGGAGGGRGEGDSGSGEVVDEFVFTLSRDEFLNIFFEDLELPNLMRTAVAESEDTKLVRAGYVKDGTPSNLSVVRTMKTALARRIALGGPIRKELRCLAEERETALRDSRPQADIEALDTKIAELEAQLARLPFLDDVDLRYRHRVAVPRPAARAVMFCLMDVSASMDERKKDLAKRFYTLLYLFLMRRYERVDLVFIRHTDEAQEVDEDTFFHDTRSGGTVVFSALELMAQIVTARYPPDDWNIYAAQASDGDAFGADPAKSARFLRETLLPLTRYFAYIECPAEHQTGQSSLWVEYQELQRPDLNFAMRRVYHPSEIYPVFRDLFRKERVT; encoded by the coding sequence ATGAACCGACTGGTCGATCGCCGGTTGAACGGACGCAACCGGAGCGCGGTCAACCGGGAGCGTTTTCTCCGCCGTTACAAGGATCACATCCGCCGCTCGGTGAAGGGCATGATCGCCGAGCGTTCCATCGGCGACATGGCCAAGGGCGGCGAGGTGAAGGTCCCGGTCAAGGACCTCTCGGAACCGGGGTTCGGCTATGGTCAGGGCGGGGACTGGGAGCACGTCCATCCGGGCAACCGCGAGTTCACGGCCGGGGATCGCATCAAGCGTCCCGACGGAGGCGCCGGCGGAGGTCGGGGCGAGGGCGATTCCGGTTCGGGGGAGGTGGTGGACGAGTTCGTGTTCACGCTTTCCCGCGACGAATTCCTGAACATCTTCTTCGAGGATCTCGAGCTTCCCAACCTCATGCGCACGGCTGTGGCCGAGAGCGAGGACACCAAGCTCGTCCGGGCGGGCTACGTGAAGGACGGCACTCCGTCGAATCTCAGCGTGGTCCGCACCATGAAGACGGCACTCGCGCGGCGGATTGCGCTGGGCGGACCGATCAGGAAGGAACTGCGATGCCTTGCCGAAGAACGCGAGACGGCGCTTCGCGACAGCCGTCCGCAAGCGGACATCGAGGCGCTCGACACGAAGATCGCGGAACTGGAGGCCCAGCTCGCGCGCCTGCCCTTTCTCGACGATGTCGATCTGCGCTACCGGCACAGGGTGGCCGTTCCGCGGCCGGCGGCGCGGGCCGTGATGTTCTGCCTCATGGACGTGTCCGCGTCCATGGACGAGCGCAAGAAGGATCTCGCCAAGCGCTTCTATACGCTGCTGTATCTCTTCCTGATGCGGCGTTACGAGCGGGTCGATCTGGTCTTCATCCGTCACACGGACGAGGCGCAGGAGGTGGACGAGGACACGTTCTTCCACGATACGCGCAGCGGCGGCACTGTGGTGTTCTCGGCGCTGGAGCTGATGGCACAGATCGTCACCGCACGCTATCCGCCGGACGACTGGAACATCTATGCGGCGCAGGCCTCCGACGGCGATGCCTTCGGCGCGGATCCGGCCAAGAGCGCCCGGTTCCTGCGCGAGACGCTGCTGCCCCTGACGCGGTATTTCGCTTATATCGAATGTCCGGCGGAGCATCAGACCGGGCAGAGCAGCCTGTGGGTGGAGTACCAGGAGCTGCAGAGGCCGGATCTCAACTTCGCCATGCGGCGGGTCTACCATCCCTCGGAGATCTACCCCGTGTTCCGGGATCTCTTCCGCAAGGAGCGTGTGACATGA
- a CDS encoding SpoVR family protein yields MLPHGPEWDFEALEQYDRVIARTAVEYGLDTYLNQIEIINFEQILNAYASSGLPLGYPHWSFGKAFIRHEQAYRKGYQGLAYEIVINSNPCISYLMEENSLTMQALVIAHACYGHNSFFKGNYLFRQFTQADAILDYLVFARRYVMECEERHGAAEVEEVIDSCHALMDYGVDRYRRPQPISAREREARRSEQQEYERQQFNDLWRTLPATEAAPLRSAAQSFPPEPEENILYFVEKYSPRLAPWQRELVRIVRKLGQYFYPQTQTKVMNEGWATFWHYTLLNRLYEKRVVDDAFMIEFLHDHTNVVAQRGFDERGYHGMNPYALGFAMMSDIRRMCEHPTAEDREWFPDLAGTDWVKSLDFAMRNFKDESFIAQYLSPKLIRDFRLFVIADHAEETDLLVDSIHDEQGYRRVRRMLADQHRRDNRLPDVQVTRFDRDGDRSLTLRNQILRGRPLADDETNQVLRHLGRLWGFTVRLESVDADGRIERFREWRP; encoded by the coding sequence ATGTTGCCGCACGGTCCCGAATGGGACTTCGAGGCGTTGGAACAGTACGACCGGGTCATTGCGCGCACGGCCGTGGAGTACGGTTTGGACACGTATTTGAATCAGATCGAGATTATCAATTTTGAGCAGATACTCAATGCCTACGCCTCCAGCGGCCTGCCGCTCGGCTATCCGCACTGGTCGTTCGGCAAGGCCTTCATCCGGCACGAGCAGGCCTACCGCAAGGGCTACCAGGGTCTCGCCTACGAGATCGTGATCAACTCCAACCCCTGCATCTCGTATCTGATGGAGGAGAATTCCCTCACGATGCAGGCGCTGGTGATCGCGCACGCGTGCTACGGGCACAACTCGTTCTTCAAGGGCAACTACCTGTTCCGGCAGTTCACCCAGGCCGACGCGATCCTCGACTACCTGGTGTTCGCGCGCCGCTATGTCATGGAGTGCGAGGAGCGCCACGGGGCGGCGGAGGTGGAGGAGGTCATCGATTCCTGCCACGCGCTGATGGACTACGGGGTGGACCGCTATCGCAGGCCCCAGCCGATCTCCGCACGCGAACGCGAGGCGCGCCGCTCCGAGCAGCAGGAGTACGAGCGGCAGCAGTTCAACGATCTCTGGCGAACCCTGCCTGCCACGGAAGCCGCGCCCCTGCGATCCGCCGCGCAGTCGTTCCCGCCGGAGCCGGAAGAGAACATCCTCTATTTCGTGGAGAAGTATTCGCCACGGCTCGCGCCCTGGCAGCGCGAACTGGTGCGCATCGTCCGCAAGCTGGGCCAGTACTTCTATCCGCAGACCCAGACCAAGGTGATGAACGAGGGCTGGGCGACGTTCTGGCATTACACGCTGCTCAACCGCCTCTACGAGAAGCGCGTGGTGGACGATGCGTTCATGATCGAATTCCTGCACGACCACACGAACGTCGTCGCGCAGCGCGGGTTCGACGAGCGCGGCTATCACGGCATGAATCCCTACGCGCTGGGCTTTGCCATGATGTCCGACATCCGCCGGATGTGCGAGCACCCCACGGCCGAGGATCGCGAGTGGTTCCCCGATCTGGCCGGCACCGACTGGGTGAAGTCGCTGGACTTTGCCATGCGCAATTTCAAGGACGAATCCTTCATCGCGCAGTACCTGTCGCCCAAGCTGATCCGCGATTTCCGGCTGTTCGTGATCGCGGACCATGCAGAGGAAACCGATCTGCTCGTGGACAGCATCCACGACGAGCAGGGCTACCGGCGCGTGCGCCGCATGCTGGCCGATCAGCACCGCCGCGACAACCGCCTGCCCGACGTGCAGGTGACCCGGTTCGACCGCGACGGCGATCGCTCGCTCACGCTCCGCAACCAGATCTTGCGCGGCAGACCGCTCGCGGACGACGAAACGAACCAGGTCCTCCGCCACCTGGGCCGTCTCTGGGGTTTCACGGTTCGTCTGGAATCCGTGGACGCAGACGGGCGGATCGAGCGGTTCAGGGAATGGAGGCCCTAG